A single genomic interval of Candidatus Zixiibacteriota bacterium harbors:
- a CDS encoding YebC/PmpR family DNA-binding transcriptional regulator, translated as MSGHSKWATIKRKKGKLDAQRGRMFTKLIKEISIAARNGGGDPDSNPRLRTAIQTAKAANMPQDNIKKAIQKGTGELPGVTYEEATYEGYGPGGVAVILETVTDNKNRTVAEIRHLFSKYNGNLGETGCVGWMFDKRGQILISKDKIDEEQLMDLVLEAGADDLVGQEDMFEVITPFEKFEAVKSAVEGAGIEYNEANIDMLPQSTVKLEGSKAESMMKLMMSLEEHDDVQNVYANFDIDESLMEKLSA; from the coding sequence ATGTCAGGTCATTCAAAATGGGCGACAATCAAACGCAAAAAGGGCAAACTGGATGCTCAGCGTGGACGGATGTTCACCAAATTGATCAAGGAAATTAGTATAGCGGCCAGAAATGGCGGCGGAGACCCGGATTCCAATCCCCGCTTGCGAACCGCGATCCAGACTGCCAAGGCCGCGAATATGCCGCAGGACAATATAAAAAAAGCGATCCAGAAAGGCACCGGTGAACTGCCCGGTGTAACCTATGAGGAAGCCACCTATGAAGGTTACGGACCGGGTGGAGTGGCGGTAATTTTGGAAACAGTGACCGACAACAAAAATCGTACGGTGGCTGAAATCCGGCACCTGTTCTCCAAGTACAACGGTAACCTGGGTGAAACCGGGTGTGTCGGCTGGATGTTTGACAAGCGCGGGCAGATCCTGATCTCCAAGGACAAAATAGACGAGGAACAGCTGATGGACCTGGTGTTGGAAGCCGGCGCCGATGATCTTGTCGGACAGGAAGATATGTTCGAGGTGATCACTCCATTTGAGAAATTCGAGGCGGTCAAGTCTGCTGTGGAAGGGGCCGGAATCGAATACAACGAAGCCAATATCGATATGCTCCCGCAGTCAACTGTCAAGCTGGAAGGATCCAAGGCGGAATCGATGATGAAGCTGATGATGTCTCTGGAGGAACACGATGATGTCCAGAACGTCTATGCCAACTTCGATATCGATGAAAGCCTGATGGAGAAGCTGAGTGCCTGA
- the ruvA gene encoding Holliday junction branch migration protein RuvA: MCRQQDKPGSLSMIAYVSGRLVEKSANLAVIDNRGIGYRMIISSTTLAGLPDEGAEVRLTTYMHVRENEISLFGFGRRDELELFEVLISISGIGPRGAVKILSGSSPERFSEMVAAEDVAFLTSIPGIGKKTAQRIIVELREKLPALTADKKLVPGLDKDKTDEVIQALAVLGLSKHESRVALEKTVAAMGQKKIASLSTEELIREALKTGR, from the coding sequence ATGTGCCGCCAGCAGGATAAACCTGGAAGTCTATCTATGATCGCTTATGTCTCCGGACGGCTGGTGGAAAAATCAGCCAACCTGGCGGTAATCGACAACCGCGGTATCGGTTACCGGATGATAATCTCGAGCACCACCCTGGCCGGTTTGCCGGATGAGGGCGCCGAGGTCAGGCTGACAACATATATGCATGTGCGTGAAAACGAGATCAGCCTGTTCGGTTTCGGCCGCAGGGATGAATTGGAATTGTTCGAGGTCCTGATCTCGATTTCAGGAATCGGGCCACGGGGGGCGGTCAAGATCCTGTCCGGCAGTTCCCCCGAACGTTTCAGCGAGATGGTGGCCGCCGAGGATGTCGCCTTTTTGACCAGCATACCCGGGATCGGCAAAAAAACCGCCCAGCGTATTATAGTCGAACTGCGCGAAAAACTGCCCGCCCTGACTGCCGATAAGAAGCTGGTTCCGGGATTGGACAAGGACAAGACCGATGAAGTCATCCAGGCTCTTGCTGTACTGGGGCTCAGCAAGCATGAGTCGCGAGTGGCGCTGGAAAAGACGGTCGCAGCGATGGGGCAGAAGAAGATCGCAAGCCTCTCGACTGAAGAACTGATCCGCGAAGCGCTCAAGACCGGGCGCTGA
- the ruvC gene encoding crossover junction endodeoxyribonuclease RuvC — protein sequence MPEAIIMGVDAALAATGIGVIKTAGDQAEVLDTELVRTSGKQQLARRIDKLYRSLCSKIETYKPNILALEDIFYSKNIRIALNLGQARGMAILASAQYDIDLYEFSAKEIKMAVTGNGAASKQQVAFMVRTLLNLEDEFETYDISDSLAVALCAASRINLEVYL from the coding sequence GTGCCTGAGGCGATTATTATGGGGGTGGATGCCGCCCTGGCCGCAACCGGCATCGGAGTTATCAAAACAGCGGGCGATCAGGCCGAGGTGCTGGACACGGAACTTGTCCGCACCAGCGGAAAGCAACAGCTGGCCCGTCGAATCGACAAACTCTATCGTTCGTTGTGCTCTAAAATTGAAACATATAAACCCAATATCCTCGCTTTAGAGGATATTTTTTATTCCAAGAATATCAGGATCGCCCTCAACCTGGGGCAGGCGCGCGGGATGGCTATCCTGGCCAGTGCCCAGTACGATATCGACCTGTACGAGTTTTCGGCAAAAGAAATCAAAATGGCGGTGACCGGCAACGGCGCCGCCTCCAAACAGCAGGTCGCCTTTATGGTCAGGACGCTTTTAAATCTCGAGGACGAGTTCGAAACTTACGACATCTCCGACAGCCTGGCGGTGGCGTTATGTGCCGCCAGCAGGATAAACCTGGAAGTCTATCTATGA
- a CDS encoding T9SS type A sorting domain-containing protein, producing the protein MIRLVLLIVVLFASTLKATDILAVYGEQVSARRGMLVWFCEGINLTGLSYDDCEMDGHHYVSEQDLQNRSAISYDLTNLPVFFREVKVFLPPNDFFPGQPGDQSSPFYVGLNRDAGGYPGDYLYGPVQADVPDEWSLFGQWVSRSTERLITTDSLVWITVKWKPETPGAPVIGFDYTDSPLRSLAGYFDGSLNWVPLSGGNIMVRGEYLANDLKGDLMLDSGATVPDSFRIYSAGVPTLTADDVYYDTTVVGNLHARVKLDYLDNYFILTAFKNEIESSASSRVHIPGTYTPRAVIDFDPDQLDIILPNVCDTAFELILQNENGGDIDYRVTNWSMLELKRSDAFDFDIYPKSGRITNFDEDTLRIEFSLDQAQLGRFKLIVRFEFEDSVSIYQDEEFEINLQIDQLTSADDEFDEVLPQDFYLGHNYPNPFNSRTVIPYTNNTGSVAQLEIYDLLGRLVAHFPLKPAKTGLLTIDLENLGRKKISSGIYFYRIREMRSGQVCKMSYLK; encoded by the coding sequence GTGATTCGTCTGGTTCTGCTGATAGTAGTGCTTTTTGCTTCAACTCTCAAAGCTACAGATATATTGGCGGTATACGGTGAGCAGGTGTCCGCCCGGCGCGGGATGCTGGTCTGGTTCTGTGAGGGGATCAATCTGACGGGGTTGTCCTACGACGATTGCGAGATGGATGGTCATCACTATGTCTCCGAACAGGACCTGCAGAACCGTTCAGCAATTTCCTATGACCTCACTAACCTCCCGGTGTTTTTCAGAGAGGTAAAGGTATTTCTGCCTCCCAACGATTTTTTCCCGGGTCAGCCAGGCGACCAGTCGAGCCCGTTTTATGTAGGGCTCAATCGCGACGCTGGCGGTTATCCGGGGGATTATCTCTATGGTCCGGTGCAGGCGGATGTGCCGGATGAGTGGAGCCTGTTTGGCCAATGGGTGTCGCGATCGACCGAGCGCTTGATCACGACTGACAGCCTGGTCTGGATCACGGTAAAATGGAAACCTGAAACCCCCGGGGCCCCGGTAATAGGCTTCGATTATACTGATTCACCGTTGCGGAGCCTGGCAGGCTATTTCGATGGTTCGCTCAACTGGGTGCCGTTGAGCGGTGGAAATATCATGGTGCGCGGGGAATACCTGGCCAACGATCTAAAGGGCGATCTCATGCTCGATTCAGGTGCGACAGTGCCGGACAGTTTCAGAATATATTCAGCCGGGGTGCCCACTTTGACTGCTGACGATGTCTACTACGACACCACCGTGGTCGGAAACCTGCACGCCAGGGTGAAGCTCGATTATCTGGACAACTACTTCATCCTGACAGCGTTTAAAAACGAGATCGAATCATCGGCTTCGTCGAGAGTCCATATCCCTGGAACCTACACACCCCGGGCGGTAATCGATTTCGATCCGGATCAGCTCGATATCATACTTCCCAATGTCTGTGATACAGCGTTTGAATTGATTTTGCAAAACGAAAATGGCGGAGATATCGATTACAGGGTTACTAACTGGAGTATGCTGGAGCTGAAGCGTTCGGATGCTTTTGATTTCGATATATACCCCAAATCCGGCAGGATAACCAATTTTGATGAGGACACATTGCGAATTGAGTTTTCTCTCGATCAGGCCCAGCTCGGACGCTTCAAGCTGATCGTGCGATTCGAGTTCGAAGACAGTGTCAGTATTTACCAGGATGAAGAGTTCGAGATAAATTTGCAGATAGACCAATTGACCTCTGCCGACGACGAGTTCGATGAGGTTCTGCCTCAGGATTTTTATCTGGGTCACAACTATCCGAATCCTTTTAACTCACGGACAGTGATACCGTACACGAATAATACCGGCAGTGTGGCCCAGCTTGAAATCTACGATTTGCTCGGTCGCCTGGTGGCTCACTTTCCGCTAAAACCGGCTAAAACAGGATTGCTAACCATCGATTTGGAAAACCTCGGTCGGAAAAAAATATCAAGCGGGATATATTTTTACAGGATTCGTGAAATGCGTTCCGGGCAGGTTTGCAAAATGAGCTATCTTAAATAA
- a CDS encoding outer membrane beta-barrel protein gives MNDLRIIVLSVVCVLLFAPAVSAQKNEQYSHSYPIGLRIYGGFGLPGGALSDPYINAESGLNRNPGFEVGGVLDFHITNRLAIGPEINYSSYPDREYNLGELNNHFNVLKLGGRLQYTLFTGKVHRSFAILGSGVASAKISKFALDADTREILDLEYNDKPYVYVGGGVIFMLSPNFSLVGEIGIDFLLLKGSKLNINDGVLVDEDSGEPLEVSDNYYILDFKFGFGFNL, from the coding sequence ATGAACGATTTACGAATTATTGTTTTATCAGTTGTTTGTGTTTTGCTTTTTGCTCCTGCAGTTTCGGCGCAGAAGAATGAGCAATATTCTCATAGCTATCCGATTGGTCTGAGAATATACGGTGGATTTGGCCTTCCGGGTGGTGCCTTAAGCGACCCCTATATCAACGCTGAAAGTGGTTTGAACCGCAATCCGGGTTTTGAAGTCGGCGGAGTGCTCGACTTTCATATCACCAACAGGTTAGCGATCGGCCCGGAAATCAACTATTCAAGCTACCCTGACAGGGAATACAATCTCGGCGAGCTCAATAATCATTTCAATGTTCTCAAGCTGGGCGGACGACTGCAGTACACGCTCTTCACAGGAAAAGTGCACAGGTCCTTCGCGATACTGGGAAGCGGAGTAGCCTCGGCCAAGATATCGAAATTCGCGCTGGATGCCGATACCCGGGAAATTCTCGATCTCGAATATAATGACAAGCCCTATGTCTATGTCGGGGGCGGGGTGATTTTTATGCTCTCACCTAATTTCAGCCTGGTTGGTGAAATCGGGATAGATTTTTTACTGCTTAAAGGATCGAAGTTGAATATCAATGATGGTGTTCTTGTGGACGAAGACAGCGGCGAGCCTCTCGAAGTGAGTGATAACTACTATATTTTGGATTTCAAGTTCGGGTTTGGATTCAACCTGTAA